From Pseudobacteriovorax antillogorgiicola:
CGAACTCGGAAGCTAAGCTCCTCAGCGGCAATGGTACTGCTCTAATAAGAGTGGGAGAGTAGCTCGACGCAGCCTAAAAATATAAAAACCCTCTGATGAGAATTCGTCAGAGGGTTTTTTGCGTTCCAATTTTCCTATCAAGACACACCTGCTTACTCTTTAAGCAGATCATCCCACCAAAAATCAATAACTTACAGCTGGCCTACTCCTTGTAACTCTATCGATCGGCTATCTATGCCCATTGTCTGTACTGAGTTACTGCCGAACGATTGTTGAACCCCCAGTTTCCTAAGGAAGATCTCATGGCCACAGTTTATCCAGATTCCAATCGCCGCCGGGTGATTTTCGCTAGCCGAGCCGAGGAGCAAGTCTATAATATCACTAAGTCTCTCTCTAAAGATTGGCGAGCTTACTACTCGTGTACTTTATCGGCATTAGAGCCAGGCAAGGGTCTTCAAGATAATGAGATCGACTTTGTTTTGTATCACCCTCGTTGGGGGATCTTTGCCATCGAAGTGAAGGGTGGCCAGATCAAATATGATGCTGATGCTGGTAAGTTCTATTCAATCAATCGCTATGGAAAATCTTTTGCGATCAGGAACCCCTTTCAGCAGGCATTGGTTTGGAAGAGCCGTTTCTTACGCTATTTGAAACGAAGCAATTTAAAGTGCCCAGCGACTCATCTAGTTTGCTTTCCTACAGCTGATGAAACTCAAATTCAAGCCTCAGCCGAGGTAGAGCCCAAACTTATCCTGGGTCGACACAGGCTTCAGAACCTGGAAGCCTACTTGAAGGAAATTGCGAAAGCCGTTCACCCAGAGAAGTATCTAAAGTTCCAAGATATAGGCCAAGACCTAGATACCCTACTTAAGGGCTCCACTTACGAAACTAAGCTCTTCATACGTGACTATTTGGACAATCATGAGATGAGGGTCAAGGATGTTGAGGTTATTCATGAAACCCTTATCACTCCAGTTGCTAGCTCTAAAAGACTGGCGGTGGAAGGGGAAGCTGGCACCGGTAAAACCATGCTTGCTATCATGCTGGCAAAACACTTCCGCAATCAAGGCAAGGAAGTGCTATTGCTATCGAGCAACCCGCTTCTCAATAGTTTCATGAAAACCGAAGTAGGCGATAAAGTTAATGTGATGACATATGCAGAGCTCGCATCATCCTATGGAATTGAACTCCTGCGTAGACCCAATGGCTTTGATGGTAGCCGTGAAGATTGGATTCAATATGTTGGCCCAGAACGCCTGAAAGAAGCCATTGCTAGCTCTGAAAAACGCTACGAAGTCCTGCTCTGTGACGAGGCTCAGGATGTGCAGCCGTTCTGGTGGGAATCTATTGAAACAGCCCTCAAAGATGATGAGTCGCATTTCTATATATTTTTCGATCGAAGCCAAGGGGTGTTCGGCTCGGGCTCATCTGATAGTAGTTTCGTCCCTGAAGACGTTTTACCGATTGGCACACCCTATTTTCCTCTGGTTCATAACTATCGCACCACACGGGAGATCTGTGGATTTTCAAGGTCCTTTCGCACTGGAAAAGAAATTTTAAGAAGCCACTCAGGACGCCTAGGTTATGTCCCAGAGCTAATTGTTTATGAAGATGAGCAGGATGCGCAAGACAAGCTTCAAGAGTTACTGGATCGCCTCTACCAAAAAGAGGGTCTGATGAGTCATGAGACCACGATTCTTTCGGCTAGGCGACCGTTTCATGAAGGCTCTGTTCTCAATGGCATCAATAAGCTAGGTGCCTATGA
This genomic window contains:
- a CDS encoding nuclease-related domain-containing DEAD/DEAH box helicase; translated protein: MATVYPDSNRRRVIFASRAEEQVYNITKSLSKDWRAYYSCTLSALEPGKGLQDNEIDFVLYHPRWGIFAIEVKGGQIKYDADAGKFYSINRYGKSFAIRNPFQQALVWKSRFLRYLKRSNLKCPATHLVCFPTADETQIQASAEVEPKLILGRHRLQNLEAYLKEIAKAVHPEKYLKFQDIGQDLDTLLKGSTYETKLFIRDYLDNHEMRVKDVEVIHETLITPVASSKRLAVEGEAGTGKTMLAIMLAKHFRNQGKEVLLLSSNPLLNSFMKTEVGDKVNVMTYAELASSYGIELLRRPNGFDGSREDWIQYVGPERLKEAIASSEKRYEVLLCDEAQDVQPFWWESIETALKDDESHFYIFFDRSQGVFGSGSSDSSFVPEDVLPIGTPYFPLVHNYRTTREICGFSRSFRTGKEILRSHSGRLGYVPELIVYEDEQDAQDKLQELLDRLYQKEGLMSHETTILSARRPFHEGSVLNGINKLGAYEFMNLGELKQRTMPTAKDYAGKVPISTISSFKGLETHVGIIANISEYNLPLTNPIMSSLLYVACTRAKHMLYIMVKKGDSKQEVIESALQSIEKTGAMVVDSNTISNEFVGEVTHYNPDRLGWLKVKDPAFEKASIMFFPHDVRKADIGDIKVGMKLRFTPRQEGFTTVAEDLVIADEELQADTEEKVG